A genome region from Penicillium psychrofluorescens genome assembly, chromosome: 3 includes the following:
- a CDS encoding uncharacterized protein (ID:PFLUO_004933-T1.cds;~source:funannotate): MSVVGIDFGAQSTKIGVARNKGIDIITNEVSNRQTPSLVGFNARSRAIGESAKTQETSNLKNTVGGLKRLIGRSFGDPDLQVEQEYSTAPICDVNGQAGVEVNYLGKKEKFTAIQLVAMYLQKIKDITSKELRLPVSDVTLSVPAWFTDVQRRAMIDAGDIAGLNVLRLINDTTATALGYGITKLDLPGPEEKPRRVMFVDIGYSDYTASIVEFRKGELNVKSTAYDRHFGGRNFDKALTEHFADEFKEKFKVDIRTHPKAWARTLAAAEKLKKVLSANPQAPLSIESLMEDVDVRAMVKRDELEDMVRPLLDRITVPVEQALAEAKLKAEDIDHIEMVGGCTRVPAVKEAISKFFGKNLSFTLNQDEAIARGCAFSCATLSPVFRVRDFSVHDIVNYPIDFTWEQSPDIPDEDTSLTVFSRGNVMPSTKILTFYRKQAFDLEARYAKPEQLPGKLNPWIGRFSVKGVKADANNDFMICKLKARLNLHGILNVESGYYVEDMEVEEPVPEEGEKKEGDAMDTDAANGEEQPKKTRKVKKQVRKGDLPIVSGTAGIDQAAKEALTERENAMYMEDKLVAETDEKKNELESSIYELRDKIDGVYSEFASDDEKDKLRAKLTDVEDWLYEEGEDTTKSVYVSKMDEIRFISGPIIQRYREKVEAEREAVRKAEEEAAAKKRADIAAQKKAAEDAKKAEEEKNKPAAAEADAEMKDAPADADAAQGETGEKQ, translated from the exons ATGAGCGTTGTCGGTATAGATTTTGGTGCGCAGAGCACCAAGATCGGTGTTGCTCGCAACAAGGGTATAGACATT ATTACCAATGAAGTTTCCAACCGTCAGACTCC GTCTCTGGTCGGATTCAACGCCCGCAGCAGAGCCATTGGTGAATCTGCCAAGACACAAGAGACCTCCAACCTGAAGAACACCGTGGGCGGCCTCAAACGCCTCATCGGCCGCAGCTTCGGCGACCCGGACCtccaggtcgagcaggaGTACAGCACCGCACCCATCTGTGACGTCAATGGCCAGGCCGGCGTCGAGGTCAACTACTtgggcaagaaggagaagttcACCGCTATCCAGCTGGTGGCCATGTACCTTCAGAAGATCAAGGATATCACCTCCAAAGAGCTGAGGCTGCCCGTTTCCGATGTCACCCTGAGCGTTCCCGCTTGGTTCACCGATGTGCAGCGCCGGGCGATGATCGATGCCGGTGATATCGCTGGTCTCAATGTGCTCCGCCTCATCAAcgacaccaccgccactgCCCTCGGCTACGgtatcaccaagctggaccTCCCCGGccccgaggagaagcccCGCCGCGTGATGTTTGTCGACATCGGCTACAGCGACTACACCGCGTCCATTGTCGAGTTCCGCAAGGGTGAGCTGAACGTCAAGTCCACTGCCTACGACCGCCACTTCGGTGGCCGCAACTTCGACAAGGCTCTCACCGAGCACTTCGCCGATGAGTTCAAGGAGAAGTTCAAGGTCGACATCCGTACCCACCCCAAGGCCTGGGCTCGTAccctggctgctgctgagaaGCTCAAGAAGGTGCTGTCGGCCAACCCGCAGGCACCCTTGAGCATTGAGTCCCtgatggaggatgtcgatgttCGCGCCATGGTGAAGCGTGACGAGCTCGAGGATATGGTTCGCCCGCTTCTGGACCGGATCACCGTCCCCGTGGAGCAGGCCCTCGCTGAGGCCAAGCTGAAGGCGGAGGACATTGACCACATTGAGATGGTTGGCGGCTGCACGCGTGTGCCCGCTGTCAAGGAAGCCATCTCCAAGTTCTTCGGCAAGAACCTCTCGTTCACCCTGAACCAGGACGAGGCCATTGCTCGTGGCTGCGCCTTCAGCTGTGCCACCCTCTCGCCCGTCTTCCGCGTGCGTGACTTCTCCGTCCACGACATTGTCAACTACCCCATCGACTTCACCTGGGAGCAGTCGCCCGATATCCCGGATGAGGACACCAGCCTCACTGTGTTCAGCCGCGGCAACGTCATGCCCTCGACCAAGATCCTCACTTTCTACCGCAAGCAGGCCTTCGATCTCGAGGCTCGCTATGCTAAGCCCGAGCAGCTGCCGGGCAAGCTCAACCCGTGGATTGGCCGCTTCTCGGTCAAGGGTGTCAAGGCTGATGCCAACAACGACTTCATGATCTGCAAGCTCAAGGCTCGTCTGAACCTGCACGGTATTCTCAACGTTGAGTCCGGATACTACGTTGAGGACATGGAGGTTGAGGAGCCTGTGCccgaggagggcgagaagaaggaaggcgaT GCCATGGACACCgacgccgccaacggcgaggagcagcccaagaagactcgcaaggtcaagaagcAGGTCCGCAAGGGTGACCTGCCCATTGTCTCGGGCACTGCTGGCATCGACCAGGCTGCCAAGGAGGCTCTGACCGAACGCGAGAACGCCATGTACATGGAAGACAAGCTCGTCGCCGAgaccgacgagaagaagaacgagcTCGAGTCCTCCATCTACGAGCTGCGGGATAAGATCGATGGCGTCTACTCCGAAtttgccagcgatgacgagaaGGACAAGCTGCGGGCCAAGCTGACTGATGTTGAG GACTGGCTCtacgaggagggcgaggacaCCACCAAGTCCGTGTACGTCTccaagatggacgagatccgcTTCATCTCCGGCCCCATCATCCAACGCTATcgcgagaaggtcgaggccgagcgcgaggccgtccgcaaggccgaggaggaagccgcCGCCAAGAAGCGCGCCGACATCGCcgcccagaagaaggccgcgGAAGACgccaagaaggccgaggaggagaagaacaagcctGCTGCCGCTGAGGCGGACGCTGAGATGAAGGATGCCCCCGCGGATGCTGACGCCGCACAGGGCGAGACTGGGGAGAAGCAGTGA
- a CDS encoding uncharacterized protein (ID:PFLUO_004932-T1.cds;~source:funannotate), whose protein sequence is MLVTLPLPAPLTEHLPHGMVMGLQWFAFWSFSVLLVGPWLFCVYRLSTSSLGRTKRIKEVLDDRTAPKTVVVMPVYKEKPEVLIKAVDSVVESEYPTNCIHVFLSYDGNAVDESYLQVITHLGVPLLFHSYPQSIDVVYKGARITISRFIHGGKRHCQKQTFKLIDKVYAEYLKRHDDLFLLFIDSDCLIDKLCLQNFMYDMELKPGSKRSMLAMTGIITSTTEKWNVLTILQDMEYVHGQLFERSVESGCGAVTCLPGALTILRFSAFRKMAKYYFADKAEQCDDLFDYGKCHLGEDRWLTHLFMIGAKERYQIQMCTSAFCKTEAVRTFGSLLKQRRRWFLGFVTNEVCMLTDARLWRRYPMLCLVRFLQNTIRTTALLFFIMVIALMTTAKSVKEVPIGFIAVALGLNYLLMFYFGARLKRFKAWLYPLMFIFNPFFNWIYMVYGICTAGQRTWGGPRADAAAADAYTTPEEAIKQARAQGDELNVNVDTFRTSLVRRRSVPVRPPDKIEGRFAPAAQLSDGYFVNKNDSGPSIMANRLAPLPNVPRIHLPTHESTDSVPTISDNSVSLPWNAETLMSEEDQKKLLYARPARSSANTTSVDESTTGSIPPGPDPAVLAAALEPPPRRSSIDIAEVMTIHPRSNMGDPDGEQQTEEARPVASDSTLASPLESRDSRPPDPEGRRASLLKKLRRGFQKSDASDMV, encoded by the coding sequence ATGCTTGTCACACTCCCGCTGCCCGCCCCTCTCACCGAGCACCTCCCTCACGGGATGGTGATGGGACTCCAGTGGTTTGCCTTCTGGTCGTTCTCGGTTCTCCTGGTTGGCCCGTGGCTCTTTTGTGTTTACCGACTCTCCACCAGCTCGCTGGGTCGCACGAAACGAATCAAGGAAGTACTGGATGACCGGACGGCCCCGAAGACAGTCGTTGTGATGCCGGTGTACAAAGAGAAGCCAGAGGTGCTGATCAAGGCGGTTGACTCGGTGGTCGAATCCGAGTATCCGACCAATTGCATCCATGTGTTTCTCTCATACGATGGGAACGCGGTGGATGAGTCCTACTTGCAGGTGATCACCCATCTGGGAGTTCCGCTCCTGTTTCATAGCTACCCCCAGAGCATCGACGTCGTGTATAAGGGAGCTCGGATCACAATTTCTCGGTTCATACACGGCGGGAAACGACATTGTCAAAAGCAGACTTTCAAGCTGATCGACAAGGTCTACGCCGAATACCTGAAACGCCATGATGATCTCTTCCTGCTGTTCATAGATTCGGACTGCCTCATCGACAAACTCTGTCTACAAAATTTCATGTACGACATGGAGCTCAAGCCGGGAAGCAAGCGCTCCATGTTGGCCATGACTGGCATCATCACCTCAACCACAGAAAAGTGGAACGTGCTCACAATCCTTCAGGACATGGAGTATGTCCATGGGCAGCTTTTTGAGCGCTCGGTCGAGTCTGGATGCGGAGCCGTGACTTGTCTCCCTGGCGCTTTAACAATCCTACGGTTCTCTGCGTTCCGGAAGATGGCCAAATATTACTTTGCCGACAAAGCCGAGCAGTGTGATGACCTTTTCGATTACGGGAAGTGTCATCTGGGCGAGGATCGGTGGCTCACTCATCTCTTTATGATCGGAGCCAAGGAGCGGTATCAGATTCAGATGTGCACGTCCGCTTTCTGCAAGACCGAAGCCGTCCGGACATTCGGCAGTCTGTTGAAACAACGGCGCCGATGGTTCCTGGGGTTCGTCACGAACGAAGTCTGCATGCTCACGGATGCCCGGTTGTGGAGACGTTATCCCATGCTCTGCTTGGTCCGTTTCCTACAAAACACCATTCGAACTACCGCACTCCTtttcttcatcatggtcattgCTCTGATGACCACCGCCAAATCGGTCAAGGAGGTTCCTATCGGCTTCATTGCGGTAGCGCTGGGGCTGAACTATCTGCTGATGTTTTACTTTGGAGCCCGGCTCAAACGGTTCAAAGCCTGGTTGTATCCGTTGATGttcatcttcaatccctTCTTCAACTGGATCTACATGGTGTATGGAATTTGCACGGCAGGCCAGCGCACCTGGGGAGGACCCCGGGCTgatgccgccgcggctgaTGCTTATACAACACCCGAGGAAGCAATCAAGCAGGCCAGGGCGCAGGGTGATGAGCTCAACGTCAACGTGGATACCTTCCGCACCAGTCTGGTGCGCCGGCGGTCCGTTCCTGTACGACCCCCAGACAAGATCGAAGGCCGATTTGCGCCTGCAGCGCAACTGTCCGATGGCTACTTTGTCAACAAGAACGACAGCGGGCCATCCATTATGGCAAACCGTTTGGCTCCTCTGCCCAATGTGCCTCGGATTCACCTTCCCACGCATGAATCGACCGATTCCGTGCCCACCATCTCGGACAACTCGGTCTCATTGCCCTGGAATGCGGAAACTCTCATGAGCGAAGAGGACCAGAAGAAGTTGCTCTATGCTCGCCCTGCCCGATCGTCGGCCAACACCACCAGTGTGGATGAGAGTACTACTGGTAGTATTCCTCCGGGGCCCGACCCGGCTGTATTAGCTGCTGCGCTGGAACCGCCACCCCGCCGCTCCTCTATTGATATTGCAGAAGTCATGACGATCCACCCAAGGAGTAATATGGGCGACCCTGATGGCGAGCAGCAAACGGAAGAAGCCCGGCCTGTGGCCAGCGATTCCACTCTTGCGAGTCCTCTTGAGAGTCGAGACAGTCGTCCTCCAGACCCAGAAGGGCGGCGAGCGTCGCTGTTAAAGAAGTTGCGCAGAGGGTTTCAAAAATCCGACGCAAGCGACATGGTCTAA
- a CDS encoding uncharacterized protein (ID:PFLUO_004935-T1.cds;~source:funannotate): MAADRLNSLLSHLKPGSSGVNTITQKNPDDVVITLALRTPLTKARKGGFKDTELDYIVYALLKETLSKSKIDPALIEDVCLGNVNDGKAAYMVRAAALAAGIPHTSGASSVNRFCSSGLKAVQDIANQISLGAIDVGVALGAELMSAAGDRLERPFNEEVLRNPESADCMQPMGQTSENVGADFGISRDMQDRYAAESFRRAEAAQKSGWFDDEIVPITTKVKDPKTGELTQVTIARDDGVRYGTTAESLGKIRPAFPQFGDRTTGGNASQVTDGAASVLLMRRSKAIELNQPILAKFCGATVAGVPPRVMGIGPTAAIPKLLNKFNLTKEDIEIYEINEAFASMAVYCISNLGLDHAKVNPRGGAIALGHPLGATGARQIATILSEARRTKKKVLVTSMCIGTGQGMAGLFVNEQV, from the exons ATGGCCGCAGATCGTCTGAACTCTCTCCTGAGCCACCTCAAGCCCGGCTCCAGCGGCGTCAACACCAT CACCCAAAAGAACCCGGATGACGTGGTGATCACCCTCGCCCTGCGGACGCCTCTGACCAAGGCCCGCAAGGGTGGCTTCAAGGACACAGAGCTGGACTACATCGTGTACGCCCTGCTGAAGGAAACGCTATCCAAGTCGAAGATCGACCCCGCGTTGATCGAGGACGTTTGCCTGGGCAATGTCAACGATGGCAAGGCCGCTTACATGGTCCGTGCTGCCGCTCTGGCAGCCGGCATCCCGCACACCTCGGGTGCCTCGTCCGTCAACCGCTTCTGCTCGTCCGGCCTGAAGGCCGTCCAGGACATTGCGAACCAGATCTCGCTGGGCGCCATCGACGTCGGTGTTGCCCTCGGCGCAGAGCTGATGTCCGCCGCAGGTGATCGCCTGGAGCGCCCGTTCAATGAGGAAGTGTTGCGCAACCCGGAGTCGGCCGACTGCATGCAGCCCATGGGCCAGACCTCGGAGAATGTCGGTGCCGACTTTGGCATCTCGCGCGACATGCAGGACCGCTACGCGGCGGAATCGTTCCGTCGTGCGGAGGCTGCGCAGAAGTCGGGCTGGTTCGATGATGAGATCGTCccgatcaccaccaaggtCAAGGACCCCAAGACCGGCGAGTTGACCCAGGTTACTATCGCTCGCGATGACGGCGTTCGCTACGGCACGACCGCCGAGTCTTTGGGCAAGATCCGGCCTGCGTTCCCGCAGTTCGGTGACCGGACGACTGGTGGCAATGCCAGCCAGGTGACTGACGGCG CCGCCTCTGTCCTCCTCATGCGCCGctccaaggccatcgagctCAACCAGCCCATCCTGGCCAAGTTCTGCGGCGCCACCGTGGCCGGCGTCCCCCCGCGCGTGATGGGCATCGGCCCAACGGCCGCCATCCCCAAGCTGCTGAACAAGTTCAACCTGACCAAGGAGGACATTGAAATCTAcgagatcaacgaggcctTTGCCTCCATGGCCGTCTACTGCATTAGCaacctcggcctcgaccacGCCAAGGTCAACCCGCGCGGTGGCGCCATTGCTCTCGGCCACCCGCTGGGAGCTACCGGTGCGCGCCAGATTGCTACGATTCTCAGCGAGGCACGccgcacgaagaagaaggttctTGTTACGAGTATGTGTATTGGAACCGGCCAGGGTATGGCTGGTCTGTTCGTTAACGAGCAGGTGTAA
- a CDS encoding uncharacterized protein (ID:PFLUO_004934-T1.cds;~source:funannotate): MDSLELTVHHHGTPHTLQLAASATLHDLTSLIETTLNIPVANQKLLIAPKPGMQKAPFPPTLLDALIPLSSPKLKITLLGTPAKAIADLHEESASIRRRDEARASALAAARRNPAKPTPSSRAGVHTLASSSANNNYTFHRLLPLSYLPQPERSLAFLTRLRDDRGIRAAMAKHKFSVPLLTEMNPIEHTTMESRTLGLNRNKGEVIELRLRTDAYDGYRDYRTIRKTLCHELAHCVFGEHDRNFWDLTTQIEREVERAVEGHRLTENEFYNPADWDSAQGGLEHVDEEGWTGGEFVLGGLREDDAGRRVGLAESSSESRREILARAAEERMRKERRKQTEQGDQEHEVP; this comes from the coding sequence ATGGACTCCCTCGAGCTGAccgtccaccaccatggcACCCCCCACACCCTTCAGCTTGCCGCCTCAGCAACTCTCCATGACCTCACCTCTCTAATCGAGACAACCCTCAACATCCCAGTCGCAAACCAGAAACTACTGATCGCGCCCAAGCCGGGGATGCAAAAGGCCCCATTCCCACCCACCCTCCTCGACGCGCTCATCCCCCTCAGCTCGCCCAAGCTCAAAATCACCCTCCTCGGCACCCccgccaaggccatcgccgACCTGCACGAGGAATCCGCCAGCATACGGCGTCGCGACGAAGCTCGCGCCTCCGCACTAGCCGCAGCCCGACGGAACCCAGCCAAACCCACCCCATCATCCCGGGCTGGTGTGCACACGCTCGCCAGCTCAAGCGCAAACAATAACTACACCttccaccgcctcctcccactctcGTACCTCCCGCAACCCGAACGCTCCCTCGCCTTCCTCACCCGCCTGCGCGATGACCGCGGCATCCGCGCCGCAATGGCAAAACACAAATTCAGCGTGCCGCTACTCACCGAAATGAACCCCATCGAACACACAACCATGGAGTCGCGCACCCTCGGGCTCAACAGGAACAAAGGCGAGGTGATCGAGCTGCGCCTGCGCACAGATGCCTACGACGGATACCGGGATTACCGCACGATCCGCAAAACACTGTGTCATGAGCTGGCGCACTGTGTGTTTGGGGAACATGATCGTAATTTCTGGGATCTGACGACGCAGATTGAACGCGAGGTGGAGCGCGCGGTGGAGGGGCATCGGCTTACGGAGAATGAATTCTATAATCCGGCGGATTGGGACAGTGCGCAGGGTGGGCTGGAGCAtgtggacgaggaagggTGGACGGGGGGTGAGTTTGTGCTGGGTGGGTTGAGGGAGGATGATGCTGGGAGAAGGGTTGGGTTGGCGGAGAGCAGCAGTGAGAGTCGCAGGGAGATTCTCGCGCGTGCAGCCGAGGAGAGAATgcggaaggagaggaggaaacagACCGAGCAGGGGGATCAGGAGCATGAAGTTCCATGA
- a CDS encoding uncharacterized protein (ID:PFLUO_004936-T1.cds;~source:funannotate), protein MTDTSESSRRRPTSATSHLQYPTLPPLSAPVEEWLSRSRPTSMTSDRLPDHPLKTLSESWATLSVSDLHSEDGSRSEQTDLGSLVDQASPDDVTSLDGRYSSSDADPQDYGGADLTDAGDDIQSSISGSQELPTLYARGESPIDDSNLTTKPALPHSVDSIEFVEPETWPEIQERVELKHTIRVFEGAAASELKSRLPYGSTDSILMATVQQTMIKQSLDLDKPFRVLYIGHSGFRNIILDKIGDVLVSSSCPASETSSAESSRYHVVPTSFGPGAVPNFAELLPIHVQLVVDECLEATVGLQKDQSHTVNLRFKNRPPCTSSWTGSEYSVSSSTEWTLPDVAILFVSSCDDATTVKTRRLAYSFLERHGIPAMVISEEPLWKIPSEIIPLNHNSLHMCLESRHPLTGETAVLRRYPIDLKTFESITPGQLNRNLASLVSLYPKKIHKATSDTRKALDHYSIFDLEKYPGNWIPHSYTTRAREMAPMLRLVTLTLISAIALSIGYAAVKMIVLFLAQWLAGSTATNSFSLAINYNTPTAVVTMDRMKQTSLAVRPPGDVPSLRIHSSNEATGLTIPVSNSPATTNAFEIQVVGDCHVVIKSPHSFTSSKKHSRFNVSVHRHNQVLPYELSQIFDGVYSLKLAREDAYGVVNVTILAKSKAPLNQTTAVDFGTPWLKIESWRRAAQDASSHLVQDWHTAQTGLAEVYGRLSTDLQVLVGDVVKRSHFLRQDAERLRREGMQVRDTVLSRSKQLSEVFSQTAVQQFRSVSSELQRRSVRVNREAKMLASDVWNRLGESAAKVDLHGMMDRFRNVRKCAALGRAQARARYFVGRGGRG, encoded by the coding sequence ATGACTGACACTTCAGAGTCATCCCGCAGGCGCCCGACCAGCGCCACATCCCACCTCCAGTATCCGACCCTTCCGCCGCTCTCAGCTCCCGTCGAGGAGTGGTTATCTCGTTCACGACCAACCAGCATGACGTCAGATCGACTGCCCGACCATCCGCTCAAGACTCTGAGCGAGAGCTGGGCTACTCTGAGCGTGTCCGATCTACACTCAGAGGATGGCAGTCGTTCGGAGCAGACTGACTTAGGGTCTCTGGTCGATCAGGCCAGCCCCGACGACGTTACAAGCCTCGACGGCCGGTACAGTAGCAGCGATGCCGATCCTCAGGACTATGGTGGGGCCGACTTGACCGACGCAGGCGACGATATCCAGAGCTCTATCTCTGGCTCTCAAGAGCTTCCTACACTCTACGCCCGAGGAGAAAGTCCTATCGACGATAGCAACTTGACTACGAAGCCTGCGCTTCCCCACTCCGTGGACTCTATTGAGTTCGTGGAGCCCGAGACATGGCCCGAGATACAAGAACGAGTGGAGCTCAAGCATACTATTCGCGTCTTTGagggagcagcagcctcagAATTGAAGAGCCGACTTCCGTACGGCTCGACCGATTCAATCCTGATGGCCACCGTCCAGCAGACTATGATCAAGCAAAGTCTCGACCTGGATAAACCATTCCGAGTGCTGTACATTGGGCACTCGGGATTCCGAAACATCATTCTTGACAAAATCGGTGATGTCCTGGTATCCAGTTCATGCCCCGCTTCAGAGACAAGCTCAGCAGAGTCCTCCCGGTACCATGTTGTGCCAACGTCGTTCGGGCCCGGAGCCGTGCCCAACTTTGCAGAGCTCCTCCCCATCCATGTCCAACTTGTGGTCGATGAGTGTCTGGAAGCTACTGTCGGCCTTCAGAAAGATCAATCCCATACAGTGAACCTGAGGTTTAAGAATCGTCCGCCTTGCACCTCCTCCTGGACCGGCTCGGAATACTCtgtctcatcctcgacggaATGGACTCTGCCCGATGTGGCCATCTTGTTTGTGTCTTCTTGTGATGATGCGACTACCGTGAAAACCCGGCGTCTGGCCTACAGCTTCCTCGAGCGTCATGGAATCCCCGCGATGGTGATCTCAGAGGAGCCACTCTGGAAAATTCCCAGTGAAATCATCCCTCTGAATCACAACAGCCTTCACATGTGCCTGGAGTCCCGGCATCCTCTCACGGGAGAGACAGCAGTTCTTAGACGATACCCCATTGACTTGAAGACATTTGAGAGCATTACACCTGGTCAACTCAACCGAAATCTCGCTTCGCTTGTGAGCCTGTACCCAAAGAAGATACACAAAGCCACCTCCGACACCCGGAAGGCTCTTGATCATTACTCAATCTTTGATCTCGAAAAGTACCCAGGTAATTGGATCCCCCATTCCTACACCACTCGGGCTCGCGAAATGGCCCCGATGTTGCGTCTTGTCACTCTCACCCTGATCTCGGCCATTGCGCTCTCAATCGGATATGCAGCTGTAAAGATGATAGTactcttcctcgcccagtgGTTGGCTGGATCGACTGCAACCAATTCATTCTCCCTCGCGATAAACTACAACACTCCCACGGCTGTCGTGACTATGGACCGGATGAAGCAGACCTCGCTCGCGGTACGGCCACCGGGCGATGTCCCGAGTTTGCGCATCCATTCATCAAATGAAGCTACGGGACTCACGATCCCGGTCTCAAATTCGCCGGCGACAACCAATGCCTTTGAGATTCAGGTTGTCGGAGACTGTCATGTAGTCATCAAATCTCCACACAGCTTTACATCCTCCAAGAAGCACTCACGCTTCAACGTGAGCGTCCACCGGCACAACCAGGTGCTCCCATATGAACTATCGCAGATCTTTGACGGTGTGTACTCGCTGAAGCTGGCTCGCGAGGATGCCTATGGCGTGGTCAACGTGACCATTTTGGCCAAGTCCAAGGCGCCGTTGAACCAAACCACGGCGGTCGACTTTGGGACTCCCTGGCTGAAGATTGAAAGCTGGAGGCGGGCGGCGCAGGACGCCTCTTCGCACCTCGTACAGGACTGGCACACGGCACAGACCGGCCTAGCGGAGGTATATGGCCGGCTTTCTACTGATCTACAGGTGCTCGTTGGGGACGTGGTCAAGAGGTCGCATTTCCTCCGCCAGGATGCAGAACGGCTCCGTCGCGAAGGCATGCAGGTCCGAGACACTGTCCTGTCACGATCCAAGCAGCTCTCCGAGGTCTTCTCCCAGACTGCCGTCCAGCAGTTCCGCAGCGTCTCTTCCGAATTGCAACGCCGGTCTGTTCGAGTGAACCGCGAGGCCAAGATGCTGGCCAGCGACGTGTGGAATCGTCTGGGGGAATCAGCGGCCAAAGTTGACCTCCATGGCATGATGGATCGTTTCCGCAATGTCAGGAAATGTGCTGCGCTGGGTCGAGCCCAGGCGAGGGCTCGTTACTTTGTGGGAcggggagggagagggtga